One genomic region from Flavobacterium lindanitolerans encodes:
- a CDS encoding PorP/SprF family type IX secretion system membrane protein yields MKITIYKISLVFLFILISIKANAQQDPGYTQYMYNPLTINPGYAGSTGTLEAVLLHRSQWVGIDGAPSTQAFTLHSPLTNDKIGLGFTAVNDNLGPSNEIYLDGNFSYTLMFSYNTRLALGIKAGARVLNVDWSKGRFYDGSDVLLNSNINNKITPSIGAGAYLYSDNWYIGASVPSFIKGDYYDDIQESIQIERLHYYLIGGYVFNFSDNFKFKPAVLAKGVSGAPISVDVSANFLIQEKFTLGAGYRWDDSVSALLGFQISKDFFVGYSYDYTTTDLNKYNDGSHEIILRYQLSRKTSQIKSQRFF; encoded by the coding sequence ATGAAAATCACTATATACAAAATCAGCTTAGTATTTCTTTTTATCCTGATTTCGATAAAAGCAAATGCACAACAAGACCCTGGATATACGCAGTATATGTATAATCCTCTGACAATAAACCCTGGTTATGCGGGTTCAACAGGAACGCTTGAAGCGGTCCTGTTGCATCGCTCGCAATGGGTAGGAATAGATGGCGCTCCTTCTACACAGGCGTTCACACTCCACAGTCCGCTGACAAATGACAAAATTGGTTTGGGTTTTACGGCAGTTAATGACAACCTTGGCCCTTCCAATGAAATCTATCTTGATGGAAACTTCTCCTACACCCTAATGTTTAGCTATAATACCCGATTGGCTTTGGGAATAAAAGCCGGAGCAAGGGTTCTGAATGTAGACTGGTCAAAAGGAAGATTCTATGATGGTTCTGATGTGTTATTAAACAGCAATATCAATAATAAGATAACGCCATCAATTGGTGCTGGTGCCTATCTCTATTCAGACAACTGGTATATTGGCGCTTCGGTTCCAAGTTTTATCAAAGGCGATTATTATGATGACATACAGGAATCCATACAAATCGAAAGACTTCATTACTATTTGATAGGAGGTTATGTGTTTAATTTTTCAGACAATTTCAAATTTAAACCGGCAGTTTTGGCAAAAGGGGTCAGCGGAGCACCAATCTCGGTAGACGTTTCGGCTAATTTCCTGATTCAGGAAAAATTCACCCTGGGTGCCGGATACCGCTGGGATGATTCTGTAAGCGCATTGCTTGGTTTCCAGATTTCAAAAGACTTTTTCGTGGGGTACTCTTATGATTACACCACAACCGACCTTAACAAATATAACGACGGTTCCCATGAAATCATCCTGCGCTATCAGTTGTCCAGAAAAACAAGTCAAATCAAATCACAACGATTCTTCTAA
- a CDS encoding OmpA family protein codes for MKNIFLLLLCLSIASVNGQSKLKKANKLFKEFSYVDASKAYEEYLEKEKSPSTQALKNAGDSFYYIDDKRNALKWYQKLYDIQGTSMPDEYLLRYVESLKGVLDYEKADKVTKEYLAGKGDQKRIASYNRLKKQMDSLAKEKPLYTIRNLEINTDKSDFGTAFFGDKIVYSSSKDTTKFKEKLYNWNKQPFLNLYVAERNTANGSLFNETLFLPNAMTKYHEATVAFAPDLKTVYYSTNIVRKKKLVNDEEGTNNFKIVKGTISDGKLNAPQDIFFNSKKYSVGHPAISEDGKWLFFASDMPGGYGGSDLYVCQIADDGTIGPPKNLGPEINTVGNDMFPSFTNGMLYFASDGHFGWGGLDIYESRFKEDRTFSEPRNLGAPINSNNDDFAYIVDPKDTYGYFSSNRAQGKGDDDIYYFTKEKAPCNQMITGKVINSKSKSVIGDASVKVSDLFGDKIAETTTAADGTYKLTVPCNMKVKVTASKTGHSTEEKEIESKKVNGAEIKDVNFELTKYDDIVIVDGNKEKIDINPIFFDYDKSDITPQAAAELDKVVFAMSKFPKIKIKIESHTDSRGKDAYNMKLSDSRAKSTQTYILSKGIDPSRIESAIGYGESRLTNKCKNGVKCTEAEHLANRRSDFIVIEK; via the coding sequence ATGAAAAATATATTCCTACTACTCCTGTGTCTTAGCATTGCTTCGGTAAACGGACAAAGCAAATTAAAAAAGGCCAACAAGCTTTTCAAGGAATTTTCTTATGTAGATGCTTCAAAAGCTTATGAAGAATATCTTGAAAAAGAAAAGTCGCCGTCAACACAAGCACTGAAAAATGCCGGAGATTCCTTCTATTATATCGATGACAAACGAAATGCCTTAAAATGGTATCAAAAGCTATACGACATACAAGGCACAAGCATGCCGGACGAATATCTGCTTCGATATGTGGAATCTCTAAAAGGTGTTTTAGATTATGAGAAAGCCGATAAAGTGACCAAAGAATATCTGGCCGGAAAAGGCGACCAGAAAAGGATTGCAAGCTATAACCGTTTAAAAAAGCAGATGGATAGCCTGGCTAAAGAAAAGCCTTTGTATACCATCCGAAACCTGGAAATAAATACGGATAAATCCGATTTCGGAACTGCATTTTTCGGAGATAAAATTGTGTATTCTTCAAGCAAGGATACAACAAAATTCAAGGAAAAACTGTATAATTGGAACAAGCAACCTTTCCTGAACCTGTATGTGGCAGAAAGAAATACGGCTAATGGCAGTTTATTCAACGAAACGCTGTTTCTTCCCAACGCCATGACAAAATACCATGAGGCTACGGTGGCTTTTGCACCCGACCTTAAAACGGTATACTACTCCACGAATATTGTTCGGAAAAAGAAACTTGTCAATGACGAGGAAGGTACTAACAATTTCAAGATTGTAAAAGGTACAATTAGTGATGGTAAATTGAACGCTCCGCAGGATATTTTCTTCAACAGTAAAAAATATTCTGTTGGACATCCTGCCATAAGTGAAGATGGAAAATGGCTTTTCTTTGCTTCCGATATGCCGGGTGGTTATGGCGGTTCAGACCTGTATGTTTGCCAAATTGCCGATGACGGAACTATTGGCCCACCAAAAAACCTGGGACCGGAAATCAACACCGTTGGTAATGACATGTTTCCTTCTTTTACAAATGGAATGCTGTATTTTGCTTCCGATGGTCATTTTGGCTGGGGTGGACTTGACATTTACGAAAGCCGTTTTAAAGAAGACCGTACTTTTTCAGAACCCCGAAATTTAGGAGCTCCCATCAACAGCAACAACGATGACTTTGCTTATATCGTAGACCCGAAAGACACCTATGGCTATTTTTCTTCAAACCGTGCGCAGGGAAAAGGCGATGACGACATTTACTATTTCACAAAAGAAAAAGCACCTTGCAACCAAATGATTACAGGAAAAGTAATCAATTCAAAAAGCAAATCTGTTATTGGTGATGCCAGTGTAAAAGTTTCAGACCTGTTTGGCGATAAGATTGCCGAAACGACTACTGCTGCAGACGGGACTTACAAACTAACCGTGCCGTGCAACATGAAAGTCAAGGTTACGGCCTCAAAAACGGGGCATAGTACTGAAGAAAAGGAAATCGAAAGCAAAAAAGTCAATGGTGCCGAAATTAAGGATGTTAATTTTGAACTGACCAAATATGATGACATTGTTATTGTTGATGGCAACAAGGAAAAAATAGACATCAACCCTATTTTCTTTGACTACGACAAATCCGACATCACGCCACAGGCTGCTGCCGAACTGGATAAAGTGGTCTTTGCCATGTCTAAATTTCCGAAAATTAAAATCAAGATTGAATCGCATACGGACTCCAGAGGAAAAGATGCCTACAACATGAAACTCTCTGATTCCAGAGCAAAATCAACACAAACCTATATATTGTCAAAAGGAATTGACCCGTCCAGAATCGAAAGTGCGATTGGATATGGTGAAAGTCGATTGACAAATAAATGCAAAAACGGTGTGAAATGCACCGAGGCCGAGCACCTGGCCAACAGACGCTCCGACTTTATCGTTATTGAAAAGTAG